One genomic segment of Ricinus communis isolate WT05 ecotype wild-type chromosome 3, ASM1957865v1, whole genome shotgun sequence includes these proteins:
- the LOC8265220 gene encoding uncharacterized protein At1g32220, chloroplastic isoform X1, whose product MRTPASRLIHSKPSLSGLLYAVAASRNGRYLSTDSNKVDEPFKVEEAETVNVPPPAAEKLLVLGGNGFVGSHVCKEALDRGLKVDSLSRSGRSSVRDSWANAVTWHQGDLLSPNSWKEALNGVSAVISCVGGFGSHSHMYKINGTANINAIRAASEKGVKRFVYISAADFGLANYLLQGYYEGKRAAETELLTKFPYGGIILRPGFIYGTRNVGSVKLPLGVIGSPMEMLLQHAKPLNQLPLVGPLFTPPVNVNAVAKVAVRAASDPVFPPGIIDVYGILRYTQPRSR is encoded by the exons ATGAGGACGCCAGCCTCGAGATTGATCCACTCAAAGCCATCTCTCTCCGGACTACTATA TGCAGTGGCTGCATCTAGGAATGGGAGATATCTATCAACCGATTCTAATAAGGTAGATGAACCATTTAAAGTTGAGGAAGCGGAGACAGTAAATGTACCTCCACCAGCAGCAGAGAAG TTGCTTGTATTGGGTGGAAATGGATTTGTTGGCTCCCATGTATGCAAAGAAGCTCTGGACCGTGGATTAAAAGTTGATAGCCTTAGCAG ATCTGGTAGGTCATCAGTACGTGATTCTTGGGCCAACGCTGTGACCTGGCATCAAG GAGATCTTCTTTCACCCAATTCATGGAAGGAGGCATTGAATGGCGTTTCTGCTGTT ATTTCCTGTGTTGGTGGTTTTGGCTCGCACTCTCACATGTATAAGATCAACGGAACTGCAAACATCAATGCAATAAGAGCTGCTTCAGAAAAAG GTGTAAAAAGATTTGTTTATATCTCTGCAGCTGACTTTGGCTTGGCTAATTACTTACTGCAAGGATATTATGAGGGAAAG AGAGCTGCTGAAACAGAGTTATTGACCAAGTTTCCTTATGGAG GAATAATTCTCAGGCCTGGGTTTATCTATGGGACTCGCAACGTTGGGAGCGTGAAGCTACCTCTAGGTGTAATTGGTTCTCCTATGGAGATG CTTCTTCAACATGCAAAACCACTGAATCAGCTTCCACTGGTTGGACCCCTGTTCACTCCCCCTGTCAATGTTAATGCAGTGGCAAAGGTTGCAGTGAGGGCAGCAAGCGATCCTGTTTTCCCTCCAGGCATCATAGACGTATACGGAATATTACGATATACTCAGCCAAGGTCAAGATGA
- the LOC8265218 gene encoding LOW QUALITY PROTEIN: glutamate receptor 2.7 (The sequence of the model RefSeq protein was modified relative to this genomic sequence to represent the inferred CDS: deleted 1 base in 1 codon), translating to MRKHASVLVISFSFLVFILLTRTTMAQNTAVSVNIGVVLDLEHLAGKKGLSCINMALSDFYAINGHYRTRLVLNTRNSMDDVVGAAAAALDLVKNMEVQAIIGPTTSMQADFVIELGQKAQVPIISFSASTPSLTSIRRPYFFRATQNDSTQVGAIAALIQAFGWREAVPIYVDNEYGQGVIPYLTDALQAIDARIPYRSLISFSATDDQIAEELYKLMSMQTRVFILHMLPSLGSRLLTKAREVGMMSEGYVWIMTNGMSDYLRSLTPSVIESMQGVLGVRPYVPKTKELEIFYVRWKSKFLQDNPGTVDVESSIYELWAYDAAIALAMAIEKAGAAKIDFQKANTSSNSTTDLTTFGVSLNDPDLLQALSNTGFKGLAGDFLFVNGQLPSSAFQIINVIGDGARGLGFWTPQKGLTKKLNSVAVTNLYSTSESNLAPVIWPGDSSSVPKGWEIPTKGKKLRILVPVKEGFNEFVKVTRDPSTNTTTVRGYCIDVFDAVVKALPYAVTYEYTPFVNPDGSSAGTYDDLVYQVYTGEFDAVVGDTTIIANRSLYVDFTFPYTESGVSMIVPIKDNNSKNAWVFVKPLTWDLWVTSFCFFVFIGFVVWVLEHRINEDFRGPPSHQAGTAFWFSFSTMVFAHRERVVSNLARLVVIIWCFVVLILTQSYTASLTSLLTVQQLMPTVTDVHQLISNEDNVGYLQGSFVLGILKGLGFHESKFISNSTEDNVGYLRKGTRNGGIAAAFDEVPYIKLFLAQYCSKYTMVEPTFKTGGFGFVFPKRSPLVPDVSRAILDVIQGDDMKKIGEAWFGKQSSCPDPSTTVSSNSLSLRSFWGLFLIAGTASALALMIYGAMFTYEHWQIIRRSDSEARIWSRIVHLLRIFDEKDLKSHTFRKSEANEISMGAPSPSIYSVQTDFPGEQGTPSAEYGDPNPEEQPTQAVVLNIELVNSNQDSRE from the exons ATGAGGAAGCACGCTTCAGTACTTGtcatctctttctcttttcttgtctttatCTTGTTAACAAGAACGACAATGGCACAGAACACAGCAGTGTCTGTGAATATAGGAGTGGTTCTTGACTTAGAGCATTTGGCAGGCAAGAAAGGACTGAGCTGCATCAACATGGCCCTGTCAGACTTCTATGCTATCAATGGTCATTATAGGACAAGGTTGGTCCTGAATACCAGGAACTCCATGGACGATGTGGTTGGTGCAGCTGCAGcag CACTGGACTTGGTAAAAAATATGGAAGTGCAAGCAATTATAGGACCAACAACATCTATGCAGGCTGACTTTGTTATTGAGCTTGGACAAAAAGCTCAAGTACCCATCATATCCTTTTCCGCGTCAACTCCTTCTCTTACTTCTATCCGGAGACCATATTTCTTCAGAGCAACACAAAATGATTCAACTCAAGTGGGTGCCATCGCTGCACTAATTCAAGCTTTTGGGTGGAGAGAAGCAGTGCCCATTTACGTTGATAACGAGTATGGCCAAGGAGTCATACCTTATTTAACTGATGCTTTGCAAGCAATTGATGCCCGAATCCCTTACAGGAGTCTAATCTCTTTCTCCGCTACTGATGACCAAATTGCTGAAGAGCTATACAAGTTGATGAGTATGCAAACTAGAGTTTTTATCCTGCACATGCTACCCTCTCTCGGCTCTCGGCTTCTCACTAAAGCAAGAGAGGTTGGAATGATGAGTGAAGGCTATGTTTGGATCATGACAAATGGGATGTCCGATTACTTGCGTTCTCTAACCCCTTCTGTTATCGAATCAATGCAAGGTGTATTGGGTGTTAGACCTTATGTTCCAAAAACTAAAGAGCTGGAAATTTTTTACGTTCGATGGAAAAGCAAATTCCTGCAAGATAACCCAGGAACTGTCGATGTTGAGTCGAGCATTTACGAACTATGGGCATATGATGCTGCTATTGCGTTGGCCATGGCAATCGAGAAAGCTGGGGCTGCAAAGATTGACTTCCAGAAAGCAAATACTTCCAGCAATTCAACAACTGACCTTACCACTTTTGGGGTCTCTCTAAATGATCCGGACCTTCTTCAGGCATTGTCAAACACTGGCTTCAAAGGCCTTGCAGGAGATTTCCTTTTCGTTAATGGGCAGCTACCATCGTCGGCTTTCCAGATAATTAATGTAATTGGTGATGGAGCAAGAGGACTTGGATTTTGGACACCCCAAAAGGGACTTACCAAGAAATTGAACTCAGTGGCAGTCACAAATTTGTATTCTACTTCTGAATCCAATCTTGCACCAGTGATATGGCCTGGGGATTCATCTTCTGTTCCCAAGGGATGGGAGATTCCAACAAAAGGGAAGAAGTTGCGAATTCTAGTGCCAGTGAAAGAAGGTTTTAATGAATTTGTAAAGGTGACAAGAGATCCTAGTACTAATACCACAACTGTCAGAGGCTACTGCATTGATGTTTTTGATGCTGTAGTGAAAGCATTACCTTATGCTGTGACTTATGAATACACCCCCTTTGTCAATCCTGATGGAAGCAGTGCAGGAACTTATGATGATCTAGTCTATCAAGTGTACACTGGG GAATTTGATGCTGTGGTGGGAGATACAACTATAATCGCAAACAGGTCCTTGTATGTGGACTTCACATTTCCTTACACAGAATCAGGAGTATCAATGATAGTGCCAATCAAGGACAACAATAGTAAAAATGCATGGGTTTTCGTGAAGCCTTTAACATGGGATCTTTGGGTAACAAGCTTCTGTTTCTTTGTTTTCATTGGTTTTGTGGTCTGGGTTCTAGAACACAGAATAAATGAAGACTTTAGAGGACCTCCTTCACATCAAGCCGGCACTGCGTTCTGGTTTTCCTTCTCGACCATGGTTTTTGCCCATC GGGAAAGAGTGGTTAGCAACTTGGCTAGACTAGTAGTTATCATATGGTGTTTCGTTGTATTGATTCTCACTCAAAGCTACACAGCCAGTTTAACAAGTCTCCTGACAGTCCAGCAGCTCATGCCTACTGTGACTGATGTTCATCAGCTCATTAGCAATGAAGATAACGTAGGCTACCTTCAGGGTTCTTTTGTTTTGGGAATCCTAAAAGGGTTGGGTTTCCATGAATCCAAATTCATTAGCAATTCTACTGAAGATAACGTAGGCTACCTTCGTAAA GGAACTAGGAACGGCGGCATTGCTGCTGCATTTGACGAAGTACCATATATTAAGCTGTTTTTAGCACAGTATTGCTCCAAGTACACCATGGTTGAACCCACATTTAAGACAGGTGGCTTTGGATTT GTGTTCCCTAAAAGATCTCCATTAGTACCTGATGTCTCAAGGGCAATCTTGGATGTGATTCAAGGAGATGACATGAAGAAAATTGGAGAAGCATGGTTTGGAAAGCAAAGCAGCTGTCCAGATCCTAGCACCACTGTTTCTTCCAATAGCCTTAGTCTCAGAAGTTTCTGggggttatttttaattgctgGAACAGCTTCAGCTTTAGCTCTCATGATATACGGAGCCATGTTCACCTATGAGCATTGGCAGATTATCAGGCGTTCTGATTCAGAAGCTAGAATATGGAGTAGAATTGTTCATTTGTTGAGAATATTTGACGAAAAAGACTTGAAATCACACACTTTCAGAAAGAGTGAAGCGAATGAGATAAGTATGGGTGCTCCAAGTCCGTCAATCTATTCAGTCCAGACAGATTTTCCTGGGGAACAGGGCACACCTTCTGCAGAATATGGCGATCCAAATCCAGAAGAGCAACCAACTCAAGCAGTAGTGCTAAACATTGAGCTTGTCAACTCAAATCAAGATTCAAGAGAATAG
- the LOC8265217 gene encoding glutamate receptor 2.7: MRKNNPGSVISFSFLISLLSTEMMMAQNATVSVNVGVVLDLENLESKKWLSCINMALSDFYATNGHYKTRLVLYTRNSMEDVVGAAAAALNLIKNVEVQAIIGPTTSTQAGFVIELGQKAQVPIISFSASTPSLTSIRRPYFFRATQNDSTQVGAIAALIQAFGWREAVPIYVDNEYGQGVIPYLTDALQAIDTRIPYRSLISFFATDDQIAEELYKLMSMQTRVFILHMLPSLGSRLLTKAREAGMMSEGYVWIMTNGMSDYLRSLTPSVIESMQGVLGVKPYVPKTKELENFYVRWKSKFLQDNPGTVDVESSIYELWAYDAAIALAMAIEKAGAAKIDFQKANTSSNSTTDLTTFGVSLNGPDLLQALSNTGFKGLAGDFLFVNGQLPSSAFQIINVIGDGARGLGFWTPQKGLTKKLNSVAVTNLYSTSESNLAPVIWPGDSSSVPKGWEIPTKGKKLRILVPVKEGFSEFVKVTRDPSTNITTVRGYCIDVFDAVVKALPYTVTYEYIPFANPDGSSAGTYDDLVYQVYTGKFDAVVGDTTIIANRSLYVDFTFPYTESGVSMIVPIKDNNSKNAWVFLKPLTWDLWVTSFCFFVFIGFVVWVLEHRINQDFRGPPSHQAGTAFWFSFSTMVFAHRERVVSNLARSVVIIWCFVVLILTQSYTASLTSLLTVQQLMPTVTDVHQLISNEDNVGYLQGSFVLGILKGLGFHESRLKVYKSTEECNELFVKGTRNGGITAAFEEVPYIKLFLAQYCSKYTMVEPTFKTGGFGFVFPKRSLLVPDVSRAILDVIQGDNMKKIGEAWFGKQSSCPDPSTTVSSNSLSLRSFWGLFLISGTASALALMIYGAMFTYEHWQIIRRSDSEARIWSKIVHLLRIFDEKDLKSHTFRKSEVNEISMGAPSPSIYSVRTDFPGEQGRPSAEYGDPNPEEQPAQEVVLNIDLVNSNQDQENGQQVLK; the protein is encoded by the exons atgagAAAGAACAACCCAGGATCTGTgatctctttttcctttctgaTCTCTCTTTTGTCGACAGAAATGATGATGGCACAAAACGCAACAGTATCAGTGAATGTAGGAGTGGTTCTTGACTTGGAGAACTTGGAAAGCAAGAAATGGTTGAGCTGCATCAACATGGCCCTGTCAGACTTCTACGCTACCAATGGTCATTATAAGACAAGGTTGGTCCTCTATACCAGGAACTCCATGGAGGATGTTGTCGGTGCAGCTGCTGCAG CACTGAACTTGATAAAAAATGTGGAAGTCCAAGCAATTATAGGACCTACAACATCTACGCAGGCTGGCTTTGTTATTGAGCTTGGACAAAAAGCTCAAGTACCCATCATATCCTTTTCTGCATCAACTCCTTCTCTTACTTCTATCCGGAGACCATATTTCTTCAGAGCTACACAAAATGATTCAACTCAAGTGGGTGCCATCGCTGCACTAATTCAAGCTTTTGGATGGAGAGAAGCAGTGCCCATTTACGTTGATAACGAGTATGGCCAAGGAGTCATACCTTATTTAACTGATGCTTTGCAAGCAATTGATACCCGAATCCCTTACAGGAGTCTAATCTCTTTCTTCGCTACTGATGACCAAATTGCTGAAGAGCTATACAAGTTGATGAGTATGCAAACTAGAGTTTTTATCCTGCACATGCTACCCTCTCTCGGCTCTCGGCTTCTCACTAAAGCAAGAGAGGCTGGAATGATGAGTGAAGGCTATGTTTGGATCATGACAAATGGGATGTCCGATTACTTGCGTTCTCTAACCCCTTCTGTTATCGAATCAATGCAAGGTGTATTGGGTGTTAAACCTTATGTTCCAAAAACTAAAGAGCTGGAAAATTTTTACGTTCGATGGAAAAGCAAATTCCTGCAAGATAACCCAGGAACTGTCGATGTTGAGTCGAGCATTTACGAACTATGGGCATATGATGCTGCTATTGCGTTGGCCATGGCAATCGAGAAAGCTGGGGCTGCAAAGATTGACTTCCAGAAAGCAAATACTTCCAGCAATTCAACAACTGACCTTACCACTTTTGGGGTCTCTCTAAATGGTCCGGACCTTCTTCAGGCATTGTCAAACACTGGCTTCAAAGGCCTTGCAGGAGATTTCCTTTTCGTTAATGGGCAGCTACCATCGTCGGCTTTCCAGATAATTAATGTAATTGGTGATGGAGCAAGAGGACTTGGATTTTGGACACCCCAAAAGGGACTTACCAAGAAATTGAACTCAGTGGCAGTCACAAATTTGTATTCTACTTCTGAATCCAATCTTGCACCAGTGATATGGCCTGGGGATTCATCTTCTGTTCCCAAGGGATGGGAGATTCCAACAAAAGGGAAGAAGTTGCGAATTCTAGTGCCAGTGAAAGAAGGTTTTAGTGAATTTGTAAAGGTGACAAGAGATCCTAGTACTAATATCACAACTGTCAGAGGCTACTGCATTGATGTTTTTGATGCTGTAGTGAAAGCATTACCTTATACTGTGACTTATGAATACATCCCCTTTGCCAATCCTGATGGAAGCAGTGCAGGAACTTATGATGATCTAGTCTATCAAGTGTACACTGGG AAATTTGATGCTGTGGTGGGAGATACAACTATAATCGCAAACAGGTCCTTGTATGTGGACTTCACATTTCCTTACACAGAATCAGGAGTATCAATGATAGTGCCAATCAAAGACAACAATAGTAAAAATGCATGGGTTTTCTTGAAGCCTTTAACATGGGATCTTTGGGTAACAAGCTTCTGTTTCTTTGTTTTCATTGGTTTTGTGGTCTGGGTTCTTGAACACAGGATAAATCAAGACTTTAGAGGACCACCATCACATCAAGCTGGAACTGCGTTCTGGTTTTCCTTCTCGACCATGGTTTTTGCCCATC GGGAAAGAGTGGTTAGCAACTTGGCTAGATCAGTAGTAATCATATGGTGTTTCGTTGTATTGATTCTGACTCAAAGCTACACGGCCAGTTTAACAAGTCTCCTGACAGTCCAGCAGCTCATGCCTACTGTGACTGATGTTCATCAGCTCATTAGCAATGAAGATAACGTAGGCTACCTGCAAGGTTCTTTTGTTTTGGGAATCCTAAAAGGGTTGGGTTTTCATGAATCCAGACTCAAAGTGTACAAGTCTACTGAAGAATGCAACGAACTATTCGTAAAAGGAACTAGGAATGGCGGCATTACTGCTGCATTTGAGGAAGTACCATATATTAAGCTGTTTTTAGCACAGTATTGCTCCAAGTACACCATGGTAGAACCCACATTTAAGACAGGTGGCTTTGGATTT GTGTTTCCTAAAAGATCTCTATTAGTACCTGATGTCTCAAGGGCAATCTTGGATGTGATTCAAGGAGATAACATGAAGAAAATTGGAGAAGCATGGTTTGGAAAGCAAAGCAGCTGTCCAGATCCTAGCACCACTGTTTCTTCCAATAGCCTTAGTCTCAGAAGTTTCTGggggttatttttaatttctggAACAGCTTCAGCTTTAGCTCTCATGATATACGGAGCCATGTTTACCTATGAGCATTGGCAGATTATCAGGCGTTCTGATTCAGAAGCTAGAATATGGAGTAAAATTGTTCATTTGTTGAGAATATTTGACGAAAAAGACTTGAAATCACACACTTTCAGAAAGAGTGAAGTGAATGAGATAAGTATGGGTGCTCCAAGTCCGTCAATCTATTCAGTCCGGACAGATTTTCCTGGAGAACAGGGCAGACCTTCTGCAGAATATGGAGATCCAAATCCAGAGGAGCAACCAGCTCAAGAAGTAGTGCTAAATATTGATCTTGTCAATTCAAATCAAGATCAAGAGAACGGGCAACAAGTTCTGAAATAA
- the LOC8265219 gene encoding transcription initiation factor TFIID subunit 10 isoform X2, with protein MNQNSNNSQQQQQSSDGRHDDDAALTEFLSSLMDYTPTIPDELVEHYLGKSGFQCPDVRLQCKARQSAVVKDKREKQQKDKRLILTMEDLSKALHEYGVNVKHQEYFADSPSTGMDPASRDE; from the exons atgaaccaAAACAGTAATAATAgccagcagcagcagcaatcGAGCGATGGAAGGCATGACGATGACGCAGCTCTAACGGAATTCCTCTCTTCTTTGATGGATTACACTCCTACT ATACCTGACGAATTAGTGGAACATTACTTAGGCAAGAGTGGATTTCAATGTCCAGATGTTCGATT GCAATGCAAGGCGCGTCAATCAGCAGTTGTCAAAGACAAAAGAGAGAAGCAGCAAAAG GATAAGCGCCTAATCTTGACAATGGAGGACCTCTCTAAGGCGCTGCATGAG TATGGTGTAAATGTGAAGCACCAGGAGTATTTTGCTGATAGCCCATCAACCGGTATGGATCCTGCTTCAAGAGATGAGTAA
- the LOC8265219 gene encoding transcription initiation factor TFIID subunit 10 isoform X1, with amino-acid sequence MNQNSNNSQQQQQSSDGRHDDDAALTEFLSSLMDYTPTIPDELVEHYLGKSGFQCPDVRLVRLVAVATQKFVAEVANDALQQCKARQSAVVKDKREKQQKDKRLILTMEDLSKALHEYGVNVKHQEYFADSPSTGMDPASRDE; translated from the exons atgaaccaAAACAGTAATAATAgccagcagcagcagcaatcGAGCGATGGAAGGCATGACGATGACGCAGCTCTAACGGAATTCCTCTCTTCTTTGATGGATTACACTCCTACT ATACCTGACGAATTAGTGGAACATTACTTAGGCAAGAGTGGATTTCAATGTCCAGATGTTCGATT aGTTAGATTGGTAGCTGTTGCTACTCAGAAGTTTGTTGCAGAGGTTGCCAATGATGCTCTTCA GCAATGCAAGGCGCGTCAATCAGCAGTTGTCAAAGACAAAAGAGAGAAGCAGCAAAAG GATAAGCGCCTAATCTTGACAATGGAGGACCTCTCTAAGGCGCTGCATGAG TATGGTGTAAATGTGAAGCACCAGGAGTATTTTGCTGATAGCCCATCAACCGGTATGGATCCTGCTTCAAGAGATGAGTAA
- the LOC8265220 gene encoding uncharacterized protein At1g32220, chloroplastic isoform X2: MRTPASRLIHSKPSLSGLLYAVAASRNGRYLSTDSNKVDEPFKVEEAETVNVPPPAAEKLLVLGGNGFVGSHVCKEALDRGLKVDSLSRSGRSSVRDSWANAVTWHQGDLLSPNSWKEALNGVSAVISCVGGFGSHSHMYKINGTANINAIRAASEKADFGLANYLLQGYYEGKRAAETELLTKFPYGGIILRPGFIYGTRNVGSVKLPLGVIGSPMEMLLQHAKPLNQLPLVGPLFTPPVNVNAVAKVAVRAASDPVFPPGIIDVYGILRYTQPRSR; the protein is encoded by the exons ATGAGGACGCCAGCCTCGAGATTGATCCACTCAAAGCCATCTCTCTCCGGACTACTATA TGCAGTGGCTGCATCTAGGAATGGGAGATATCTATCAACCGATTCTAATAAGGTAGATGAACCATTTAAAGTTGAGGAAGCGGAGACAGTAAATGTACCTCCACCAGCAGCAGAGAAG TTGCTTGTATTGGGTGGAAATGGATTTGTTGGCTCCCATGTATGCAAAGAAGCTCTGGACCGTGGATTAAAAGTTGATAGCCTTAGCAG ATCTGGTAGGTCATCAGTACGTGATTCTTGGGCCAACGCTGTGACCTGGCATCAAG GAGATCTTCTTTCACCCAATTCATGGAAGGAGGCATTGAATGGCGTTTCTGCTGTT ATTTCCTGTGTTGGTGGTTTTGGCTCGCACTCTCACATGTATAAGATCAACGGAACTGCAAACATCAATGCAATAAGAGCTGCTTCAGAAAAAG CTGACTTTGGCTTGGCTAATTACTTACTGCAAGGATATTATGAGGGAAAG AGAGCTGCTGAAACAGAGTTATTGACCAAGTTTCCTTATGGAG GAATAATTCTCAGGCCTGGGTTTATCTATGGGACTCGCAACGTTGGGAGCGTGAAGCTACCTCTAGGTGTAATTGGTTCTCCTATGGAGATG CTTCTTCAACATGCAAAACCACTGAATCAGCTTCCACTGGTTGGACCCCTGTTCACTCCCCCTGTCAATGTTAATGCAGTGGCAAAGGTTGCAGTGAGGGCAGCAAGCGATCCTGTTTTCCCTCCAGGCATCATAGACGTATACGGAATATTACGATATACTCAGCCAAGGTCAAGATGA